CAGATTGAGATATTCTTGACGCCCCTGTAGGAAAAACTCTTCCAATTTTTTTTGTTGCCCTATTATTGTTCCCGGAGTAATAGTCTTATCAGATTGCTTATTGTTTTTGTGATTATGTTTTGTTCTACTGTTAATCAGGAGGGAAACTCTTTTCTTCTTTTTTCCAAGTTTCATCTTGTGTTTCCTTTTTCCGTTTTCCATAATTTTTTATTTTCCAATAACTAAGATTACTTTACACATATCTTCTATAGAAGGTATTTATGCTTGTTAGTCTGCTCTAAACACACTGACTTTGGATGACTATTATAAAATCATATAAAATGCAATTGCCTAGAGAAGTGTCTAATATAACAATATAACATGGTTGCCTAAAAAGTATATTACTTCCCTGCCATGAATAATTCTTTTCTTGGAATGCTAATAACAAGTTTACCTTCCTTATTTTATCACAATCATCATGAGAAAAATTTGTAAATTCAATCTTCTCTATTTTTTAAGCAGGAAAACGTTATTAACTAATCATTAGGATAAAGAGAGCCTAGTTAGAGTTTTTTGCCCTACCTTCAGACAGGCATCAACCACCTGAGGATCATAAAGAATACCTTTATTATTTTTTAATTCCTCCTCTGCCGCTTCAAAGCCCAGAGCGGGTCGATAGGGGCGATGGGAAGACATGGCTTCATATATATCGGCAACAGCAATAATTCGAGCTTCCAGCATAATCTGATCTCCTTTTAAACCACGCGGATAGCCAGTGCCATTGATTTTTTCATGATGTTGATAAACAATCTCGGCAATAGGATAAGTAAAGGAAATGTCTTTTAATATCTCGTATCCTGATTTAGAATGATCCTTAACCAGATTATATTCCATTTCACTTAACTTTCCAGGCTTGTTTAGTATTTCTGAAGGAATAGTAACTTTCCCAATATCATGCACTAAGGAGGCAATCCTTATCATTTCAATAGCCTCTTCCTTCATACCCATTTCTTTGGCTATGGCAGTAGCAAGATTAGCTACTCCTTCTTGATGACCAAAAGTATATGGATCTCTAATTTCCACTAATTTAGTAATAGTAAAAATAATTTCATTTCTTGTTTTGTGTAGCTGTTTATAACTTAGATAGTTATGAATGGCAATTGATAAGCCATGAATGAAACTCTCAATATGCTTTATGCTTTCTTGATTGAAGGCATTGGTTTTTTCGCTAACAATACCTAAGGTACCAAGCACTTCCCCCTCAAAAATAAAAGGTATCTTAATTGCAGAACGAATCCATTCCAAACCGGTAATCATCACCCAGCGGGAATCTATCGAAGTATCTGAAACTATAACCGGCTTTTTGCTTTGTATAGCTTCTCTTTCAATATCATAATCATCTACATCTATTCTCAGATTTTTAACAATATTCTGAAAATTTAATCCTCTATAGCCATGTATGGCAATTACCTCCAATTGATTATTTTCTAATATGGAGATGTCAGAACCATCATGGGGTAACAACCGGGAAATAAATCCTAAGACTTGCTTTAATTTAGAGGAGAAATTCTTTCCCGAAATCAAATTATAAGTCATCTCATTTTCCATGGCAATGAGATTACTATGTTCTCTTTCTAAAAAATATAACTGTTCTCTTTCTTTCTCCTTAATTTTCTGTTCGGTAATATCAGAAAGAGAACAGACTGCACCCTGAAATATATCCTTTTCATCAAGAATTGGTGTAGCATTTACGGAAAGAAATATTCTCTTGCCATCAGACCATTTTATGGCAAGTTCAATACCATAAAATGGTTGCAGGTATTTCTTGACCAGATAAAAAGGCAGTTTTTCCTCCGGAAGAGGCTTACCTTCCAGATCAGTAATTTTCCATAATGGATCATTATATTTTCCCTCTTTTACCTTCCCGACATTTAATCTTAATATCTTCTCTGCTTGTTCATTAGCATAGGTAATTTTGCCAAATTTATCTATAAAGGCAATGCCTACAGGGCTAGTTTTAAGCAATAACTGATTAATTTTTAGTTGTTTATTTAATTCAGATTCTGATTTTCTTTCGGCAGTTACATCAATGCCAATGCCTATAAGGTATTGAAAATCACCAGAATCATTATAAATAGGATGCCCATACCATCTTACCCATAACTCTTTACCTTCTTTAGTAAGAATTAGATTGTTATTATAGGTGGGTTTGCCCTGTTTTTGTAAACTTAAAAATATATTTTGTAACATATCATGTTGCCTGGGGGGAACGAACTGTTTTAAATAATCCTGTTGAAAAACATCTTGTTCCTGGTATCCCAAGGAATTAAGCATCTTTTTATTCACATAACGAGTTGTTCCGTCTTTATTAATTGCTACAAAAAACACCGGCATTTCATCAATAAGGTTATTGAAAAAATCTTTCTCTCTATTTCGTATTTTATCCATTTCAGCGATATCAACCTCACTGCTTATAAAAAAACATTAGTAATTAAAACTGTTGTTAGGAATACTATTAATTAGTTTGTAATTACCCGCCATTAATTAATATGATAGAGGAAACCGAAATAATCTGAGAAAAACTAAACAGTTTCTTATCTATTATCAAAAAGGCCAGCATGAAAAAACTTAGTAATAAGGGAGGAAGATTTCTACTTCTTCCTGCTCTAAATCTTTATAATTTTATCTTTACAGACACTTTACAGACATATGGTTAATCTCTTTAAAATAAATATATAGAACATATAGCTTAGTCTATCAGAATACCATTATAAAAAAATAAAAATACATCAGCATCGTAAGTGATGGTAGAAATCTCTAAAAGGATGTAACTTTTTATATGCTTGTGTATTCCTATCTCTATAGCTAAACAAATTATATTTATTTAATTATTTATTATGGTAAATTTTGAAGTAGTTCTTCTTTTATTTGCTTTCCCTTTTCTGAAGAAATCCCCAGCATCCGGGCTAACTTAGTCTGATTCAAATCCAGTATAAAAAGATAATAGATAATTCCTTCTTTAATCTCTCTTATTTTTTTAAAAGAACGTCTCAAGATAATTAAATCTTCTATTGGTAATTTAAAGGACTGGTAATTCTGACTCTTGACCTTGCTTAAATCTGGTTTCAGAAAGTCAAGTTCAGACTTGGATTCCTGATACAAGGAAAGGTAAGTTTCTCTCAGGGAATCACGAGCTTTTAACACCTCCTGTAAACCGCTATCAGTGATATTAAAGTGAGAAGAAATATCAGAAATCTGAGGGAAGCGCTGAAACTTCTCTCGATACTGAATCACAAAATCATTGACTTGCTTATTGAGTTCTATAAGCCAATCCGGACAATTTATCCGATGATTATGATTTAAGAGATATTGATGCATCTCTTCAGTA
This Atribacterota bacterium DNA region includes the following protein-coding sequences:
- a CDS encoding PAS domain S-box protein, yielding MDKIRNREKDFFNNLIDEMPVFFVAINKDGTTRYVNKKMLNSLGYQEQDVFQQDYLKQFVPPRQHDMLQNIFLSLQKQGKPTYNNNLILTKEGKELWVRWYGHPIYNDSGDFQYLIGIGIDVTAERKSESELNKQLKINQLLLKTSPVGIAFIDKFGKITYANEQAEKILRLNVGKVKEGKYNDPLWKITDLEGKPLPEEKLPFYLVKKYLQPFYGIELAIKWSDGKRIFLSVNATPILDEKDIFQGAVCSLSDITEQKIKEKEREQLYFLEREHSNLIAMENEMTYNLISGKNFSSKLKQVLGFISRLLPHDGSDISILENNQLEVIAIHGYRGLNFQNIVKNLRIDVDDYDIEREAIQSKKPVIVSDTSIDSRWVMITGLEWIRSAIKIPFIFEGEVLGTLGIVSEKTNAFNQESIKHIESFIHGLSIAIHNYLSYKQLHKTRNEIIFTITKLVEIRDPYTFGHQEGVANLATAIAKEMGMKEEAIEMIRIASLVHDIGKVTIPSEILNKPGKLSEMEYNLVKDHSKSGYEILKDISFTYPIAEIVYQHHEKINGTGYPRGLKGDQIMLEARIIAVADIYEAMSSHRPYRPALGFEAAEEELKNNKGILYDPQVVDACLKVGQKTLTRLSLS